The genomic region GCTCATGGTGGGCGGTGGCGCCGTGATCTGGGACCTGGCGCGGGAGGCGGACCGGGCCAACCTGCGCTGGCGCGATCTGTCGCTCACCGACGAGCTGACCGGCGCGTACAACCGGCGCTACTTCGACCTGCGGCTGCGCGACGAGATCGCGCGGGCCGAGCGCTATCGCCATCCACTCTGCCTCATGCTCCTGGACGTGGACCGCTTCAAGGAGGTCAACGACAACCATGGCCACGATGTCGGCGACGTTGTGCTGAAGGAGCTGTGTCTCCTCGTCCAGACCCAGTCGCGCGCGGGGACGACACTCTGCCGCTACGGGGGCGACGAGTTCGCCGTCCTGCTGCCCGAGACCGCGTGGACGGGCGCGCTGGTCTACGGCGACAGGATCCGGACCTGCGTGGGCCGGGCGACCTTCTCTCACGGGCAGCCTGTCACGATCAGCGTCGGTCTCGGCGCCTTCCCCGACGACGCCACCAGTGCCGACGACCTGTTCAAGGCCGCCGACACCTCCCTGTACGCCGCCAAGGCAGGCGGGCGAAACCGGGTGGGGGGGTAGCCTCTGGCCGAGTGGGTGCTTGTGTTCGCCCGCCTTTCCTGGTAGGGAGAAGCCAGTTCCCAGCTCCAGCCACCCCCAGGAGGTGCCGCCATGGCGAGGATCACCCAGCTCACGGTCTCGACCCCATCCAGGCCCGGCGTGCTCGGCAAGGTCTGCGGCAGCCTCGCGGCGGCCGGCGTCAACCTTTCGGGGGTCTGTGCCGCCGAGGTCGGCGGCCGGGGCA from Candidatus Rokuibacteriota bacterium harbors:
- a CDS encoding GGDEF domain-containing protein, which gives rise to MDAARTGEATPRGLRVMGDSPIRQRVVIALALSTVIPTLILFYVLLMHIVGMPAEQRGYLPALALSTILLMVGGGAVIWDLAREADRANLRWRDLSLTDELTGAYNRRYFDLRLRDEIARAERYRHPLCLMLLDVDRFKEVNDNHGHDVGDVVLKELCLLVQTQSRAGTTLCRYGGDEFAVLLPETAWTGALVYGDRIRTCVGRATFSHGQPVTISVGLGAFPDDATSADDLFKAADTSLYAAKAGGRNRVGG